The following DNA comes from Mya arenaria isolate MELC-2E11 chromosome 11, ASM2691426v1.
atcaccgcattcacccggtaCTGCGAGGCcgcctggaaggtaaaaacacggcccatttccccggctatccctggtatacccaccgacctggaggggccgtacgtggttacaattgactggtgcattacagcAACTTACGTCAGTTGTTTAGGGGGAcataattaattacttaatttattattcaattaagAATAAAAGATTATTAAATTGGCACGTGTACATTTCTACTTGTCATGGTTTGACTAGAATTTAAGTCCAAGTCTGATCCAAATATGGGACAAATAACACATCCTACTCCCAATCCAGACATACCATATTTTACTGAAAACCCTCAACTTATTAGGGCGATCTAATTCAACGTCCGTCCTCCCTGTCACTTTTTGTAGACGCAATCCCAGTGACGGTGTACAAACCGGATGTCTGTGTTCACCAGGGGGCGCCTCCATTGCTCGTGTACTTCCACGGAGGCGGCAACGTAACGAAGAGCCGTGCCACACAGGAGACCACATGCAAGATGCTTGCAAAGTAATGAGTCAATCTCGAAACATAGTTTggttttaagctgcactctcacacattgaacgttttgacaacttgtttttagctctactggccacaggccagaagagcttttgcgatggtaatgtgtacgtagtatgtgcgtccgtgcgtctgtaaacaatgtCTGTAAACAATGTCTTGTTAacgcgatacagtcttcagttttgattgtatctcgatgaaacttgtacagtatttagatatcaattagagcttggttcTTTTCGAACACCAGCCATATCCGCCTATGCATTCcgagattatgggccttgaaagttttaaattaaagaaatgctatttttagttaaCTTATTTTTAGCCATTCAGGTATGCATGagtgaattctatttttagccaagtttacatgtacatgtaaattcaagtcgaGGACTAAGGTAGAGAATTTGCTTTTTGtactgcagttgattttgtgaattactctgccttgttgaaagcccaaaggccgtTTTTTAGCTCTAAGTgtctgtagtttgcacattcatcttaacaaaatcggttgtgaatgtttgttatgcacctggggtcattactggccacgcccagggttcacaggtttcgTAAATTTAAATTGGGAAAGGTTTgaatttttttgtgtgtttttgcatccatctcagcacaattgcgtgtgaatgtttgttcaaattgatcaatgttgtcctcggatgcctttgactttgaccttttgaccaacttttttttaaaatttttaaaactacagaaattgtTACCATGAGTActgttttgaaagcatttttttgtcagatgacttttacttggcacatattaaaatagttcatacaaCTAATCTCCTTACAAttctttctgggctcagatgttgaacgtgcaacgttttcaggtaatccaaacacaaaatgtgaactatatgtctgttgccttttacccatacatacatgctctggattaaaaatgaccacaagagccatgccagtagagcataggccctttgggcctcttgttatttttttgtcttggaacgactgctgacaaaaaatgagaatgcgagtttaatatttaatttaattttttttttgatgttttataaattttcttAAATCGTAAGTATcgtttttagccataaaacaatattttttcgaacggaaatataaaaatttgcgatctgatattttttcacTGGTGTCAATGCAATTTCGCATAAATTAGGTCGTTTCAATACAATctttttaaagttgtaaaaacgttcaactgtgagagtgcagactaaaaatatattgttcaaaataGTAGTTGTTAAGGtttgtttgtttccaaaaaCTGATGAAGGAATATATTTGCGTGTAGTTATATGTGGTTGTGTGAAATGATATAAGGCGTGtattttttccccaaaaacCCGACCGACCCCATTTTTggtttcgttttttttttttgctgtagtTTGCATTCTTTCGTTATTTCcttaaaatgtgcatttttgagTGAACAAGTTAAaatttgacgatttttttatttaaaatttctacaatagtgatataccctAATCGGATTGGTaaagcacccccccccccccttaaaaaaaaaaaatgaaatattaataatgataataaaaagaaaagaaaaaaaaaatgtattgtctaACTAACGAGCCTTTTCATACGTAAGTctaaacaaagatttttttcgaGGGCCTAATAGTGCAAATACAGGATACAAGTCCGCTCACAATCGTACcacctcggccatctccggcaatcTTCGCGATAGACCGAGGTGTTCTGATTGGTGCGCACATTTCTGAACGTGAGACATACGGAGATTGCCGGATGCATGTTAATTGTTCAAGTACGAATCGTTTAGCCGTTTTGGGATCGTTATCAcagtttgtgttttgtttatagcGTTATCCAACCACACAACCATTGGTACATAAgtacactataggttgatgctGGGATCAACAATACTTCCAGTTGATGCAAACTTTTACTCTTTTCAATTGACGTTTTAGAcgaatttaatacaaaaaacgTAAAATAATAGAACGCAAAATATAtgagcgtgaacgttttcaaaagacgcacttgaggttgaaatttcatggcggtaaacgaagaattggtgaaaatatcggttattgtagctggaacgcaaaaatataacggacgtctcaaaattgacgtcagtggtatacTTTGAGGACTCGTAGTTTCAAAAATGTTCCGAATATTGAGaacagtccctaactgggcatatgctcttctattcgtataccaattttcagacattaactcgaaaattcgttcatagtcgcgttccaccgtAAAGGTTTGACTCATTTTACTttgatgattttaaaacaaaaaagcatattatttgttttgtagataaaaacatataagcgttattttggcgcttttttaaattgggaaattttgGCCATGtaactattaaaaatataaaacatttataaaggatatttcttttttgaattgTACACAAgttataatatgatattttgttttgatcatttaagtcaaataagttaaacataaaaatgcattaaaattcaaaataaaatattttcaactatcAAGTGTAACTTATAATTATTGTTCCCCGTAAAATCTgtctttgttttgtaaaaagttaaaaaaatgatgttcttATGTTTCTTTGTGTATCATTAGGATGACTCCTTGTATCGTTGTGAATGTTGAGTACCGTCGATCGCCCGAGCACAAGTTTCCCGCCAGCAACGACGACGCCTCGTGCGTCACTCGCTGGGTGCACGAGAACAAAATTAAGATCGGTACGCATCTatgtcataatttatttatcgatatttaagctgcactctcacagattgatcgttttgacagcctaatattgttttttgtcttggaatgagccaatttttgcgtaaatgttgaaaaccttACTAAATGCCGCGTTTTTAGGCAGTTACCCTATCAACTGaggtttgtttaattgtgaGTAATCGTATATGACTCTATTGAAGGAATTGACACCAAATTCAACAGATTCTgagacaataaagaataaaagtcaaaactatcaatctgtgagactgcagctttaaagttaaaaatcgGGGAAGGCGACGGAGACATTCCTGAATTCTTAGAATGTGCCATTACAAAGAAGATTTCCAGGTAGGCAGATATACAGTACAAGGTCTTAAAAAACACTCACTAATAGGAAATCTCCccgggtgggggggggggggggcgggaaATGTGCATACCGTCCCAACCAGGGCAAACCATTGACTCTAGCCCCCCTCCTGCcgacattttaaaccaaataaattttggtCTGAGGGTGGGgcgccattcggaactcctcggccattttttcaaaaacaacctcggatgtatgccggtacatctgttgaagtagtccgaattttcttgaataaaagcattaattaaatgttgtgtttaagagttgtattcattgctctcagtttaaattgattgccagtgaagtgtattattgcaaacataattacgattcccaagagttaagtcataaattttaactactaaataagattactacgcgatctatttgcagcggacttaaacgtaccactttttaagtatgtaaaccgtccatatacatccgaggttgtttttgaaaaaatggccgaggagctccgaatgggtggggcgcaagtcaaaaggttaagCAACTAAGTTACGTCCCCTTTAACGtgaaatcctggatccgcccctgattAATAAGTGCAACCTTTCATACAAACACCTCATCGTAAGCTGAAAAGATGCGCTGAACTTTAATCATCAAGCGGTACAGCCATTCATTCTAAACATTTGTGGCATTTTTATCCAGGAGGAAGTGTTTCCAGCCGTCTTGGAGTAGCTGGCGACAGTAATGGTGGGAGAATGGCGGCTGTCGTCTGCCATGATTGTCCATCGATCGTCCACTTTGCTGTAAGGAACCAATAGCTGTTCTTTTCATGGCTAAAACCTTTGATTTTGttccaaaaaaacacacacattttcTCGCCTTCAAAGAAAGTAGTTGAGTTATTGTTATAGTCTTGTCACTTTTGTCTTCGGTGTTGTCGCCATAGACCTCGTGGAAAGACTTATGCGAATGTCAAAACTCGTTCAAAAGTTCGTTTCAGATGTTCACTTGCAATTTCACTAGCATTTCCTCTAAAATCgttcaagtttacttttttatttcaaaatgggATAAAAGGCGTAATAAAATACACCATTtcggaattgaaattattaataaaattatgtttgggcAACACCAAAATACCCCTGGATTCACTTAAAACCAAACAAATGTCGGATCTCAGACAGGGGCGCAATTCAAAAGCTTACGcacctaagttacgccccctccaACATCAAATCCTGGAGCTGCCCCTGAATTTTGTCCATGTGTTTCAAGTGACAATATGCGTATGTGTGACAAAGCTTGTAACTATGTATTTAGTACTTTAGGAGTAGATTGGCCCTTGATcgactgaaataaaaaacagaCTAGCATCGTTAACCCATCGAAACATCTTGTTAGTATTAAAAGTGCTCAGAAAAACAATGCAATTATTCAATCACTCATCTTACATGTTATGTATAGTTGAACATTCTGAATGTAAAATTTTCCAGGTTCTGGAAATTTTTCAATCATAAACTGTGGGGTTAATCACACTTTAGATCCTGGTTTATCCAAAAGTGAGCTACTTGACGGAGTTCCCATCGAGTATCGAGTTTCAAGACGGACCACTTCTTCCAAGAAAGCGTTCGGAATGGTAACATGCTTTCATTTCTAgttaacattgttgttttgtacaGAATGTACTATATTtctaacaagagggccatgatggccctaaaatgctcacctaagcaaagggccacaactctgtgataaagcattaataaaaatgttccaatttaaacatatctttactgatgacgatgccttgttttaaatttgtaaaaggTCATGCAATGgagctacctgtaaagttttattgaatttggcctggtagtttcagtgatttttttaaagcaaaacagtaagtcggccattttgttgttgttgtatttttgtagagggtcatgcaataaAGATTCctaaagtttcagtgaatttgacctggtagtttcagacgagatgtttttaagcaattgttgacggacggacggactgactgacggacggacgacggacaaagagCGATAACAATAGCCCaacttgagcacttcgtgctctggtgagctaaaaatcgGACATACAATACTTATGATACCATCGTCGGATACACACGGCTAAACCATTGCTGAGTGAAAGGTAACGTAATGGGTCAGCCGTTGGTATCCGACGACGGGTGtttcataaaattgattttgctGCAGGTTCTCCCAAATGACCCTTCGTGAAGATCAGAAGACGGACCCGCGGGCGTCTGTGGTTCTCAATTCCGACTTCTCCCGCCTTCCACCAACGCTCTTGGTCATCGCGGAGCTTGACCCGCTCAGGGACGGCGGATATGGTAAGTATTTGTCAGGAGGTTACGGAACCATGGGCGACTGTGGTTTTCAATTATGACTTCCCCCGCCTTCCACCAAAGCTCCTGGTCATAGCGGAGCTTGACCCGCTCATGGACGATGGCTATGGTATGTAAGATGGCCAGCTGTCAGGAGGATACGGACCCGCGGGCGTATGAGAAAACGACTTCTCCCGTGTTCCTTCCTTCTGGTCATTGTCGGGCTTGACCTGCTCAGGGCGGCGGATATTGTAGGTAGGATGACCACTTGTAAGAAAGGCATGGGTGCCTGGGAGTATGAGATCCTTTAACCGGACTTTCTCATTGCAGAGCTTGCTCGCTCATGGACTGTTGAAACGGGCATTCAAGCGGCAGAGGGCAGGTGTCTATCCTTGCGTGCGTGAATCTGTCTTTTCCGTATTGACTAGCTAATACCTTGGTTATTCACTGACACATCATGACTAACTTTATTACCATAATAAAGTATCTTACTCTTTTAAGCTAAAGGCTCGGTCTTCATTGTTCCCTTGTGTTGACAAAATGCGAGTCAATATTCATATAATTGCGCGCAAGACACAGATCCGAAtatcataggtcaaggtcacactgcATGGtcaaaaatactttcaaattgaTTGGCTTGATTGAGCGTGCATTGTCGGATTTTACATGGAGTATCACACATGATCATAAAAAAGAGACGGTTTGTAGCATTCAATACCGTGTATGTCATAGGTAAAGGTTTCGTTAAGATGCTAATGGTTACATATGGAAAACAGTGTAATTCAATTCCTGGACATTTTTCATGGACGCGCCTTACAATGCTACTAACCAGATATGTGACCACTGACCAGTATAGAATTTCTTCCAGAGTATGAACGGAAGCTCCGTGATGCCGGCGTGCACGTGGAATTGGAGCTGATTAAAGGCGTTCCGCACACTTTCTGGAGCCTGCCAGGTAATCATATTATAAACTACTTTTCTCAAATAAAGTTAGCATAGTGTACTCATCAACATATTCATACAATCACGTTCACTATGTCATTTGGCAACGGAGAGACTGTCAAATTGTAACGCCCCCAAAGCAGATTTGAATAATAAAGTTTCGGCACTTCAAAGATATTCGTTTTCAACCTTGAGTATTCGTCTTTGGGGGCGTAatcttaaaatatgatttaattggTTGATGTAGCCGATGCGAAATACTTTGATTAGGTATGAGCTCGCATTTTTATTAGTAACTTCGTTCTGATGACAGTAATCTTTTTCCTTTGGCGTGAGAAGTCGATCGACACTTTATAGATGTTGCAATTCATTTGAAGTTGGCTTGAAAGACTGAAAGCCTCGATCATTCAATGCACTAAACACTTGAAATGCTAAGTGCATTTGAAGAAAGTAGGAAAGATATATCGGGATATAACATTCACAAAGTATGGTGAAACATCATAAACATATtccaaataaatatatgtagttTCCTCATGTCCCATCCCTTTTTCGAGATATCCAGTCAACATAGGAAAACGTAGTCCCCTTTATCTGAGGTCAAGGTCGCAATTGTCATGACACCGCCTGTCAGTCAAACTGATGGCTGATTACCGCCAAGCCAATCAGATCGCGAATATCAAAGCAAATACCTGTACCCAAAAGCGCCGTCAGTTTCCTTGGATAAAcgaaatatttttgacattgatAATTTGAAAGCGATGGCAGGGGCGTATAATTCAAAAGTTTTGCCCACTAATTGGCAAGAATTTAAAGCTTGAAATCAGGAATAGCAATCGAAAGTTTCTAATTTATGTTTGTCGTAAGTTCACTGGATGTTGGTGTTCTGATTTAATAAAGGTTCTTCATTAAAGATACTCTTCAAAATGTGCATAAGGGGATGGGACAACCCTCCGATAACCACCCCATATAACATATTAAGAATAAACGTATGAAATACTTTCATATGCCAACACCATTGCAGGAGTATAAGGGCGTACAGTTCAAAATGATTAAGTAACGCCCCTTGACGGTACGGATGGTCATGACGATAGTTAATAAACTTTTTACTAGTAAGTATTATAGTTGATTTAAAACTTAAGGCTGTAAATATCTTTTATGTTTTAGCGGAGTAACATAGTTGATTTAAAACTTAAGGCtgtatatatcttttataattCAGCGGAgtaacatatttgtttaaaacttaaggctgtatatatcttttataattCAGCGGAGTAACATAGTTGTTTAAAACTTAAGGCTgtatatatctttaatatttcAGCGATGTAACATAGTTGTTTAAAACACAAGGCtgtatatatcttttataattCAGCGATGTAACATAGTTGTTTAAAACTTAAGGCtgtatatatcttttatatttcagtgGCTTTCAAAGAAAACTGTACCAGATCATATGAAATAGCTGCCAAGTTCATCCGGAAAGTTTCAACAAGCCCCTGATCTTATTTGCTCGTCTGTATCTCTTAGAAAAGAAATCGATGTGTGTTCATGGTGTTGTCGTCGCCGGCATGCATGAACTTTAACCTTGGACATTACTCAAAATTAATTCCGTTATACTTTATGAATACCGTtggacaattgactgacaaaaccTCGTTTTAATGGAaatgcatgaggcaggggagacaactcttcttccaatgaatttacatgcatgttacaattaaatatttttaataacattaaagcGTTAGTAGCCTCCATGGCCGAGTGATCTTGACTGCTGTATAAACAGAAAAAGATGGACTCGGCTCATTTCCAGTTTtcacaagatttttttttcaacatgaaAGCAACTGTTTacttgcggaaccaatgaaactcccttattaattattcatgatttcCTAGCCAAATCGCCCAGGTATCCGGGTCAGGCTAACTCAAAAACCGTCACAAATAATCAGTGATTTAATTTTGCATAGTTTCCTTATTACTTTTCATCTAAATGAATGTTACATAAACGAATCAGTACGAAATTGCATGAAAGATTTTCAAACGAAATTTTGTGCGTATGTTGCAAGAGACAATGCAAAggaagacccataactctggcatTATGATTGTCGAGtcatgcccctttttcaacataaaaaaacagaagAGCGTTGGCGTTAActctttttcaacatttttatgttcctGTGGGGGAAATGACTGCATTCAGTTGAATATTCATTTGACGAATATATTGTGCTCGTTTATCAATAcagaatatatgcatttattgatCCTGGTCttattgtgtttcattttaataaatatagtttagTTAAACAATACTAACCGACTATACTAATGATAATACCTTTGATTTCCAtatcggtaaacctcgtttccgcaaaacaccctacgctcgggttgggatgaacctatcttacactctcggcaatggaagatacttataatatatatctttaaatagAAGACGTCTTTTAAaggttgtaaatgttttaaacatgtttatttgtaGACCAATACGTTTAAATATCAGGATTGTTTTAGCATGTACTTGATtagatatacagtcgaaccccgttggctcgaactcgtttggctcgaattactcgttggctcgaactggacccatttctttatactgaaggtaaagaTTCCCACTTGTCTCGAATTTTCTTGGGCTCGGGGTATGTTCAcaggtccctgggagttcgagccaacggggtttgactgtaattAAACTGACTCTTTATAATTCATATGAACAACTTCCGGCATATTGGAGAAACCGTGTTAGAGATTAGTCCACCGGAATGCTTGTCTCTGGCGTTGAAACCTCGGGAATATCCGGTGAAGGTATCCGACTGCGGAGGTAGCGACAGTTCCGGCCAATGTCCACCACTTCCGGCCGGTCCGCGATCTTCATGGTGAACTGCGTTGGCACATATCCGGTATGAATCTCGTCCGACAGCTGCTTGATTTTCTCCTTCCGTTCCAGCTTTTTCTGGGCGGCGGAGCGGGCCGTTTTCTTGACACCCCTGCGGTACGGGTCCGGCACGTGCTTGTGTTCGTAGAAAGTTGTCGAGTATAGCGGATTCTTCCGTTTCCATTCCAGTCTACGCTCAATCGACCTAATCTGTGAACCTCGAATGTGGGACTTCATAGaagatgtttttaaaaggtCTAAGAATATCAAACTCTGGTTAGTTTCCAGATTCGTTTCCGTGTAACTCATTTGTAAGTTTTGCATACCAGACAGGGTAGTATTTGCTTGACTAAAATTCTTTCCACTCCTGTGTATAAACGCCGTAGCCTTTTCTAACACAGGGTCGTAGCACACTGATTTTCTCTTCTCAAATACGGACTGCCGCGAGGTTCGACCGTTGTCCTGAGATTCTGTACCATGGTGAGATAATCCACTCATTGTGCTTATTTTTCTTTGAGAAGTTTCACAGTCATCGTCCTGTTTTGATATTCTACTCGCCCTACTCATTGTACTCACTTTCCGAGCTGGTCCTGACTCGCGTAAATGCACATGGCTGGAAGATTTACTAACGGTACTGACTTTTCTATTCCTCAAATTAGTCACAATCTGTCCATCTCTATGCTTCAAAATACCAGCTATTGGCTTGATATCATGCGAATTACCAACTCCTTCATATATTGTTACATGATGGCTACCTGTGCAACTGACTCCATCTGTAGCAGATTTAGGCCTGGATATAGCGGACACAGGTGCAGCCTTTCTTTCCAATTTCGCTGACTGGACACGAGGAGGTACTTTTGCGTCGTCTTCATCACCAACAACACCATCGTTTAAGTTCAAATTCGATATACTTGATTCAAAATCAAGCTCCCTGGAATTAGAACGTCCTGATTCGAAATCACGTTTACGCACTGGGAAAGCTTTGAAGCTGTACATATAGTTGTCACTTCTCTCCGTGTCATTTCCAACATACTGAAACTCATACTTGACATCTTTAACACTACCAGAACTCCCGCTACCCGCGCAGCTAGATTTCACACGCCCGTTCAGGACGTTCGGTCGTCCATTCTGTGACGATAACTCAGTTTCAATCTGCTGTTGAATTATAGCTATATTTTCCGCGGTAACCGGCGGTCGCGTTAGTTTCCGAGCGCGATAGGCCATGTGGCTGCCTCGCGTTACTTAAGTGATCGTACGCTCGTTTTTTTGGTGAAGAGAGCTTAGCAGTCCTTCTGTTTACAAGTGGTGGTTATTAATGACCGAGGAACAGAAGCTAATACCCACAATGTAAAGATATTTAGGAGATTTATGGTACCGATGCTTCActgtgtaaatatatttattctaaatatGAACCGCGAACAGATTATTATCTTTGCGTGGTTAAAGgcacacactataggttaaagcaaaatcattttgttttatttaaatgcattattatttttaactcattttactcttatgatcaaaacaaactaacacaaaTATTTGTGAACAGATGAAACATACTAACCC
Coding sequences within:
- the LOC128209975 gene encoding uncharacterized protein LOC128209975; this encodes MAYRARKLTRPPVTAENIAIIQQQIETELSSQNGRPNVLNGRVKSSCAGSGSSGSVKDVKYEFQYVGNDTERSDNYMYSFKAFPVRKRDFESGRSNSRELDFESSISNLNLNDGVVGDEDDAKVPPRVQSAKLERKAAPVSAISRPKSATDGVSCTGSHHVTIYEGVGNSHDIKPIAGILKHRDGQIVTNLRNRKVSTVSKSSSHVHLRESGPARKVSTMSRASRISKQDDDCETSQRKISTMSGLSHHGTESQDNGRTSRQSVFEKRKSVCYDPVLEKATAFIHRSGKNFSQANTTLSGMQNLQMSYTETNLETNQSLIFLDLLKTSSMKSHIRGSQIRSIERRLEWKRKNPLYSTTFYEHKHVPDPYRRGVKKTARSAAQKKLERKEKIKQLSDEIHTGYVPTQFTMKIADRPEVVDIGRNCRYLRSRIPSPDIPEVSTPETSIPVD
- the LOC128207177 gene encoding esterase LipI-like, whose translation is MPFNLDEFLLKYAPHEETVSYLRAKYSGDKKEFETDVDAARRSAVETARRYAGDTGFDGTTQEFSVPVDDERDIQDAIPVTVYKPDVCVHQGAPPLLVYFHGGGNVTKSRATQETTCKMLAKMTPCIVVNVEYRRSPEHKFPASNDDASCVTRWVHENKIKIGGSVSSRLGVAGDSNGGRMAAVVCHDCPSIVHFAILVYPKVSYLTEFPSSIEFQDGPLLPRKRSEWFSQMTLREDQKTDPRASVVLNSDFSRLPPTLLVIAELDPLRDGGYEYERKLRDAGVHVELELIKGVPHTFWSLPVAFKENCTRSYEIAAKFIRKVSTSP